From the Plutella xylostella chromosome 5, ilPluXylo3.1, whole genome shotgun sequence genome, the window TTTCAGCAGGGTTTTTCATCATTTCTCAACaacgtaggtattttttaaaacagtcATAAACTAATTGTACCCACAAgctttaaaaaacaaaaggcACACACAATTTGTACGTTATGTGAATACTGAATATTCccaatatttataatagtacttataggtacctaaaaattgtaaaaactGAACAATATtgagtattttatgttttttttaatttgccgCATGAGTTACCTACTACGCCTATCacgcaataataataattagtgtgtgtttttttaaattaatatatatgAATCCCTTCTTTTTGCGCTATAGGATgcaaaatagttatttattatgataactCAAAATCTTCTAAGCGTGTCGACAAACAATTTAGACTTAATAATAGCCACCACGGTGAAGAACAGCGCATCTATATTTTACTTTTCTTATTGTTTTCAGTAAAATCATCTTAGAAAGgaactaaataaatactttaataaTTAGCGGGTACGTTTATTCACATACACTATGCAGATAAATGCTTTGTTACTATGAATACTAGGTCAATAACAAAAGAGGGTATAGCCTCAGTAAACGAGCTCGTATGTGCTTGTATTTCTATACGCTTTGGTATAATACAGGCCAAGTTCTAATTCAACTCTACCAATGCATTAAGTACGGTATAAGGTACATGCCCTTACATAGTACGGTATAAGGGACAAAATgctgtatgtatgtgtatgacCTTACTATAAATACATTGAGCATGTTACAGGTAGAGTAACtttagaatatatattatacaatagAGCACTCTCTTCGCCTCACTGACAAAGAAATAGCATTTTCAGAGAATTCAGCACTGGTAACATCTCACACTATTCAGtcgccataaataatttaaacattcaaaactaaatttactcaccaaaatgtatttttcatGTTTGTGTTTTAGAGTTGcggaaaatatgaaaatatgcCCAACATGGACATTGTTTATGAAACACCGGCAGATTACCTACAAACTTACCCCCATAAGCATAAATTGTTAACTAACTGAGTAGATAgagatacctacttacgaTATAGAGGTATTATAGTTAAAGTAGCATTTTACTTCAACAATTGAATCGGTATTATTATGCGCCTGCGCACGAAGCCGgcttatatttatgttttacaaACCACTTAAAGGCTAACCGGTTTCAAAGATCATCTTATGTGATATTTTTCTCGTGACCCAGGAAAGGATGTCACTGACCATTTGCCAGATATCTGGGTACTAATAATATTAGGAACAATACGAGGTATTTACTTGTTCCTAGAAATGTAGTCAGTATAGTGGTTGGttgaggaaggctgaggaaGACTGAGGACCAGGCGCTCGTTTAGCGctagatgatgatgactcaAGAAGCGATAGCAGCATTAACGTACCTACATGCACATAGTGATCTTAGTTTAGTCTAGAAATGAATATTTACACTATAAGgtcttcatattattatcttcttaCCACCACAACAAACGCAGGTATATTAAATCACTTATGAACCTACTCGGTACCTACCATCCATTGTTCTAACACAAAATCTTATAAGGAATACCGGCATTGTCTAAGCTATAAGCTATTCAAGACGATTTCCATCACATCTAAATGCACGTACATTCACGCACCATTAAAAGACACAAGCATTCCAACACGCACGAAAACAAACTGTTGTAATATTTAAACctctttattttacatagaaaATAACGTAAAACTAACTTAGGGCTAGGATATCACTTTATGTTCAGGGTAATGCTTCGTTGGTCTGTCCGTGGGGGATGATGTTGTCCTTTGCTAGTTCCCGTTCGCTCGAGGGCGTGGTGGGCTCCTTGCGGTCGTCCTCGTTTTCCACCAGACCAGCCGTCGACACCTCCACCGGAGCCTTGGTTCCCTCGGGCTGAGAACTGCCCACTGTCGTCTTATTTTCTAGCTCGTAAGTCGTCCCGGTCTCCTTAATCTCAACATCACGGTTCACCTCCTCATCCTTGTCAGACTTCCCATTCAGGGGACAACTGACGACCAGGAAACCGTTGTTGAACAAGTCAGCGGTGACATCCGACCCACTCGCGTTCACCGGCAATGTGTAGGTGTGGAAGAACTGACGGTCGAAGATGTCCGAGTCAGTCTTAGCCTCGTGGACGCCCTGGACGATGATGAGGAAGCCCTTAACCTTGACCTTCAGCTCGTCTTTCTTGTACTCCTTGACGTTGACGATGATGTCGAACTTGTTCTCGTCGCTGTTGATCCTGGGCCCGAGGTCGGCGAAGTTGGGGAACAGTTTCCAGATGGGGGTGAACAGGCTGCCGAGGTTTCCGAAGCTGCCGAAGTTTCCAAAGAGGGGGAAGCTGAACCAGGTGCCTTCGTCACCGTCATCCGCCTCGATGGTGGTGATGGGGCGGAGCGCCGGCTTGTCGGAGACGTCGATGGTGGACTTGTCGACgggcacggcggcggcgaccgCGAGCCCGAGGGCGAGGGTCAGCAGTGTTCGGGAGGAGAGCATGGTGCGTGTGCGCTCGTGTGTAGAGTGCgactgcggcggcggcgcgcgcgggagGCTATAtacggcggggcgcggggcgcagGGGACGCACACTGACCACGCTGACGCAGCGCAAAGACTGTCGACTCTAGAACAGTCACGGCCTTTGTCGCACCGAATGTGACTAACCATAATAATCGTATGTCTCATCGACCCGCCGCCGGCTGTTCTGTAACATTCGTAACGCCTGAAACAATTGATTTGTTTTCCTTttgttaagtaaattaattcCCAAAGCCGGTTCATATCTCgtttatgtaagtatgaaTAATTATCGTTACGCTCCGTATGCATTCACACTCTGCTTtattactgatacaaaagtAGTAAAAAAGTAGAGCTACAacgtaaacaaacaaatgttAGTGCAATCTGAAAGAACACATCAAATGAAACATCTGAATGACACATCTAGTGTTCGTAAACAAGAATAACAAGGTATTCTTTGCCACGATGACTAATGACCTTGAAAAGTTCCAGTCTTCTCTATActgcaaaaatattttattacgtcTGTGTTTGGGTTCTTTGGTGCAATCAGATAAAACGTGAAATCGGTTAGAAATTGTACGGcgtagataaaaaatatagttaaccGGTACTTAAGCTTTGGATTTAGCTTAGTCTTCATAATATTCACCTTATGAAATATTGACCATTTAACGTATCTTCGTAGAAATAGACGCAGCGATATCTTGCTTGCGACTTGGATTGGAatgtttacatattttatcagaAGAACAGTTGGTTTCGTGCTACCGTTTTCTTACACTTGCAAAAagttcaattttaaaatattattgaaaatagGCCTAAGTTTGTACTACATATGTTGAAGAAATACCTAATCATTCTACTAAAGGAGGTAGGTACAGTTCTGCGGAACCAAAACTCGAGccatattaaatacttaactagATCGATTAGCATTGTGTAAAGAGTGAATTATGCAGAATTGCAGTTATTATAACATCTCATCAACTACGTGAGTGATAATATAGAagacatattataaatgtgtgtATCTGTTAACAACGAGCAcggtataattattaaaaataattaataattatgtatattaccAGCATTATACGATTAACGGCTAAAGATAATGATGTgttaaaagtatatttaaaatgcTACTTTTACTATAATGAGAACAATAACCTTCCTTCTGTGGGTCCCGGGTGGTTTCGGCAGCGGCGTAAAGCCAAGTCAgagggcggcttgaaaacaccTGACAGTCGGGTGCCCACTTACCCAACAACTCTGCTtgcaccaacccgcactaaaccagcgtggtggactaggcgtaaacccttccttcattggaacgATACCCGAGCCCCAGCATTGAGGATGTGATGgattctgatgatgatgatgaagctgCCTTTGGTagttattcattaaaatatacctaaatcaGTAGCGGGGTCCGATAACTGCAGGGCAGACTGTATTTTCAATCTCAGCCTAAGGAGCGTTTTGCATAACTAATGTTTTCcgcaaattattattatagtcacGTCTGTAAGTAGCCATTACTGCTACAACATTTGAAAGAACATCGCAACGTGACGTTTCACTCACTTATTCAATAACAGAAACACATTATGGCttgaataataacaatttagCGCTAATCTCAAAGAAGACTAAGAATTTTCAAGGTTAATAATTAAAGGTTAATGTTCAAACCAAAGacaacaaattttattaatattcattcattttaaCTATTATTGTAAAGTTAACGTTTTCTTCTGTAACCTGTAcctctagtacaggttttgaaatttttgaaaactataaaacatctgcatacattatagATCTGTCAAaaaggcgccactttgtatgcgagagagcgtaaacttttatagtttccgacaATCTAACAcacctgtactagaccctcTGCATGTGTTGAAgagagaaaacgtaaacttttgcTGTTTTCGATGAACTATCAAACGTACGTCACTTGTATTAATACAGGTATCTAGGTACTTGTGTTAATACTTATGTTGGACTCTTTGacattataagtactttaaaaacCTGAAATTCCCCCTATAATCCTGCAAATTGCTTCCTAATTCACTTCGAGGTTAAGGTAGGACAGAGAGTTGTAGCTATTCATATTTCAAATGCAAACTTCAAATTACATTCATAACTCCATAAACTTAGTCAGGCAAGTGTCATACATTTCAAACCAAGGGAAGTTGTGATTGTAATCACGAACTTTGACTAGCAATATGCTACACTTCACGCAACACAAATATTGTACAGCCTACTGGAAGATagcaaacaaatatttgctttAGATTAGAACATAGTCTATCTGCCCAGTACcaattcaatttttttttctaataactataataaagaTATTAGTCTAGAtactagtcagaggccttcgggcggcttaaaaacatctgacagtcgggttgcccacttacccgacaactctctcagcacaagcttgcttgtgttggggtccaccaacccgcacttggccagcgtggtggactaggcctaaacctttccttcattggaaggagacccgtgccccagcagtggggacgtaatgggtcgtgatgatgatgaataatgATATTAAGGTTCAAATACTATTATTGACTTATATGAAATACTGCTACCAACTGCGTTGATCTTCTTCTTCGAGAAAATTGTGTATTTTCCTACCAAATTTCCTGGCAAATATGACATTTCCTCGTTTTTACATCCAATAGACATCTATAAAAtttgtacagtgccacaaacttatctgttccggtgagagctcacgtaaacgtctaatatttcttaattctataagattttaagtttgtctgtagtggtaattcgccttttgggttttaataaacccatctaatgcatatcaaaatataattaattagtaagtaatgagatatggatcaatttagttcgctctcaccggaacagataagtttgtggcactgtatagTGTGTGTGACACATTCcattctgtcaaaatcgtatgatagTAATTGTCAACTATCGATagagtattgaaactggcagtatgTGTTGGTGACACACActatacaaattttatagATGACTATTGGATGTAAACACGAGGAAATGTCATATTGATATTTATTGCCAGGTATTTGGTAGGAAAATACTCAATTTTCGCGAGCCTAAATACAATTTACATgttattgatataataatatccatAAAATTTAGCAGAATTGCACCCCTTGACTAGGGTATGTTACCTTGTAAAGGTAAAAGGGATCGCTGGTCAGATTAGCGCCAATCGCCGTGATGACAACCGAACACTTGTCAAAGTATAGAACCTTTTTTGTTCAATCGAAATTCAATTTGaatgttcttttttgatgttggtgcagtgacaaagtaatctgaagaaatatggcaccaacttcaaaaaagaacagttcctgcttaggtatatttgtactgtcacatataatttgtgtaaaccttaaattattacttacattttagtggttttttgaagtcggttttttatttttttaaattattattttattttatagtttttagtttatttgcaataatttttaatcaaaagtaagatgcaaatgataccaaaaagtcctactaatcaatacgaatcattcaagcctaaacacgaggtagttgctatataccgttgaggagttcctctgactgccttccgtttccatcatcagatcagctcaaggtcaccatcatattttattgttataagaactatatttacgttcttaatttcattagaatcggttaatatgtgtccaaaatggaaattcataccctgtttttacccctttacccacccttaggagtgagataaaattctgaaaaaaaaatgggaccacctggaagctcaacccaatacaacaaaaaaagaattttcaaaatcggttcataaacggcggagttatcgatgaacatacataaaaaaaatataaaaaaaaaaaaaaatatcccgacgaattgagaacctcctcttttttttgaagtcggttaaaaaaccCAGATAATTTCACTATGCAAAATAACGTGTGCATGATTAATTTACAGCAATTTACTAAAGTGTCGTGTTTGTCATTTGtcagtttaaataattaataatgtcaATAACATGAGCTCACGGGGGAATCCCGTGCATTCAGGCGGACAAAttagcaaaattataaaaactacctacttatgtaactCTATTATCTAGCGAGATGGACGGACGATATAGTCAAGTCCTCGGGGAAGCgctggatgcgggccgcctccgatcggacaaggtggaaatcattgggggcCCATGTTCAGCAggggacgtcctatggctgagatgatgatgatgatgatgatgtaactctattaaattttttatttaatataagcCTTTAGTTGTACTATACAGGTACATAacgtatgttatttttattctaaGCACTATAGTTTGTcgatacctactttaaaaacgGCACctgaatattattgttatcaaacataaaaaatacacagtcATCAATCATGTTTAAAAGCCATGAAAAGTATGGCATGGATTTAATGATAATTCGTTGATTTATTACTGTGCAGCAATTGCATGCGTTTTACAACCGTTTCAATCAAGTATCCCACAATGTTTCCGGCGActactacactcgcgagcaatgaaaaagttccacttaaaaaATGCTGAAACCACCATTTGGTTTCctaattttatcaaatatttcattaaattctaacaaaatatttacatttttagttggttatattctgatgcactggTCAATGTACTTAGTTTACTTTCAATATGGCAGCGCGCGACGTTAAGATAAAATTTTTTCAGTACAGAAGTAATTGGGTGCAATGGCACTGGAAGTTTTCATTGAtcgcgagtgtattattgTGTGCTTTAGCTATTTTTGCTTGCGAAGGCATGTTATCCACATTGACTCGCCAATGGAGCGATACAGCAACTTTTAATATTGAATAGGTATCTACCTTCTAACGTAGCAAAAACTGAATTCCCTGCAACGTGCAAGAAAGTAAAATGAGTTAATAAATTCAATATTCATTGATATTGGCCTCGTGGGGGCGGGATGGAACACCTGTCTGCAACAAACTCTGAAAGCGAATTTTAATCTAGAGGACCTTCTTTTGAAGGGCCGCTTTAGTAACAAAATTGTTTgcattattaaaatgttaataagaAATGAAACATACTTAGTTACTTTTTgtcttataaattataactttttactggACTACAAAATTGGCATTCAGAAATCACTGTGGCTAAACTCGAAGTATCTATTCCAACGTTACCCCACGtttataaataagataaatttataatattctgcTAAGTGCAAGTCTATGTAGAGCTATATCTAACGGGACGTGATAGAGTCcaaatagtaaataaacgaGCAACGAGCATgtggcgtgggacgccctccggtcCGCTAGTccgacgaccttagacaggtaCTTATGGCTCATGTTAAACAAGGCTGGACCATGTTCATCAGTCAGGTAAGTTGTCAGTCGTCGCCTGTACAGGGCGCGAAGGCACACgctatatgtataatgtacAGTCAATACAGTGCAGTTTACCCCACTTGCGACAAATACACAATATATTACTTGGATTTATTACGCACTTGGCATGAATAGTCATAATTAAGAACATGAAATGATTCGCCTGAAACAGAACTAGAAATCCGAAAACGATAATAAAAACGAAGCTGTACCTACGCAAGCAAGTTTTAATCCGTCCCTTCTAGTTAGTTTacagaataaaaaaagttgtgACAAGTTTCCTGTTAGGCAATTTGCGAACTGGGATAATTTTGTTCCGTGAAATTAGATAAGGATCTCGAAAAAACGGGCCGACCCTCGCACATATTGACTGGAAGTTGGCGGGGATTTTCCGGAACTTCACTAACATTATAGAAAATCTATGAAGAAGAGATTTGTAAAAAGTTTCGCTACTTAGCAGAGCTCGTATTTGTCGACGAGTGATGCAATAAGTTTGAGAAAGCGGTCGGGAGTTTAGAAAGAAAAGTTATAGATAGAAAAGTTGGTTCGGACCTTTTATCCAATGTATTGTTATGCAACTTCTCTAATGATCCGGAAGATGTGGCCTGATCGGGAAAAAACGTGGCACTTTCTATTCGATACTCTTTTCTATATAATGTTTTTACTGTctacaataatatatatttttatagaccATTCGTACTCCAGAAAAGGATGATCCGACGGATCATGAGGAAACCTCCTGATGAACCGGCGAGAGAGCTGTTCATCGAGTTAGGAGTCCTGACTGTGCCCAGTCTGTTCATTCTGGAGGTCGCCAAGTATGTGCGACTGAACCTTTCAGAATTCACATTTACCTCGaaaattagtaggtacagcTCCAGAAGGCCAAATAACTTGTTTGTCCCCGAACATCGGCTAGCCAAGACCACAAAGTCGATAGACATTGTTGTTcccaaaatatacaataaaataccaGAAGGCATAAGGGAGTCACCaagttacaatatttttaaaaataatctgaagaaatatttgAGCCAGAAGGCTTTTTACACATTTGACGAATTTATTAATGACAAATAAGTATGGCTAAGGtacaataggtacaaaaatttgtattttaattatctttgacataagtattaatttaatttaactaattTGACATACCTTTTGttatatatttcatattatgtaattatttaatgaCACATTGTGACATACCTATTATCAATTTGTAAATTTGtttaatatacaattattaatttgtattaattaaatatacctaattattaagcTGACGATGTAAAtttaacagaaaataaatgaattatgaattatATTTACCTGCCTACGTTTAGGCGGCATACAGtggacggcgagctgcgagTGCAAGGCCTGAGGCCAGAGCGGTTACAACCAAACTGTtggtttttcataaataaagactaaaacataaataaatcattataatgatGCCACTTTTCTCCAGATTAGTGTACAGATAAATAAGACTGCAAGAGCCGCCacattaatttgaatttttgcaTCTAGAAAAAACTGCACTatggatttttattttaacgtttTTATGATTACATCACCTTCCATTCTTGCGTTAAACCTGTCATTAAATAGCTTAAGGATTTATTTTTTCGTTATAGCAAGCTAGGTATTTCTTACTAAAACTTTAATTTTCACGGAAAACTTAACTACCTACATGACATCTATCTATAAACTATACTTaacttaaattatgtttaaaaagttttcaccTTTTTAAACAGTTTTCTTTCAACTGTTGTTCTACTATCCTCCCATCCTACCATCCTGTGCATACACATACTAATTAACAGTTTTCTAAACTGAGTTTAAAAAGCCGAAAATATAAAGCAGGAAAACCCCTTGAAAGTTGGGAGTACACAAAATTACATGCAAACAAAATGTTACACTTCCATTTTACAAAATCCAGTGAAGTTTCAACTTCCTAGTGCTTTGCCTTTGCGTATGAGGtacattttctaaataaaacGGTGAAAACTTGCAACATAGCAGCAGCTAGCGCCAGAAGCCTTACTCTAGCTTTACAAAAATCGAATGAACGATAGCTGTCATGCAACCGGTTACTTTAGTGGTACGATATAGAGCCGTGGTTAATAGCACTTTTCTGAAACAGCGTGTGGTCTTATCGTAAGTTacatagagtaacccttcagcTTTATGAATGACGTGAGCCCGACGCGATCTAAATAAATCGCATTTTAGCGAAGAAAATTCATACATTCAACTTGAAGCTTTTCATATCGTTTGAGATGGAAATTATGACTAGCTTTAGCTTACATGGTCCGTTTCCGCTtgaattttttatgttttcaaaTTTCCTAGGCTTAaatcatgtaggtacctacttcatggttttttttgtgtacttcGGGATTTACttacacatattattataagtttttattagctattaaattatttatttgttctaCAATGTCAcatgccaggatttgaacccgggGCCTCTGGAATTATGGCGAGGCTTTCACCGTTACGTCACCACGACTCACaatctagttttttttgtgattcaGTTTAATCTAGATGGCCCTGTCCGTTGATAGAACAGTCGGTAAGCCACATTCCTATTTCGCAGTCGCTTTTCTCGTTCGCTGTGGCAGAAACGCCTCGCTCTAGTGTGATTTGTAGGCGAAGGAATCTGTAAAAAGAGGAACATATATTCTGAAAACATCTGCTTAGatagacaaaaaaatatagtggAGCTTGTTTCGATAATTTGACCAAGATATATCGTGATCCGTCACAACAGATTGACTTGGCGGTTTGAGTTGGATCTGGGAA encodes:
- the LOC105381443 gene encoding heat shock protein 67B1, whose translation is MVSHIRCDKGRDCSRVDSLCAASAWSVCVPCAPRPAVYSLPRAPPPQSHSTHERTRTMLSSRTLLTLALGLAVAAAVPVDKSTIDVSDKPALRPITTIEADDGDEGTWFSFPLFGNFGSFGNLGSLFTPIWKLFPNFADLGPRINSDENKFDIIVNVKEYKKDELKVKVKGFLIIVQGVHEAKTDSDIFDRQFFHTYTLPVNASGSDVTADLFNNGFLVVSCPLNGKSDKDEEVNRDVEIKETGTTYELENKTTVGSSQPEGTKAPVEVSTAGLVENEDDRKEPTTPSSERELAKDNIIPHGQTNEALP